One genomic window of Sebastes umbrosus isolate fSebUmb1 chromosome 15, fSebUmb1.pri, whole genome shotgun sequence includes the following:
- the cart4 gene encoding cocaine- and amphetamine-regulated transcript 4 has protein sequence MESVRAAVYLSVCLSVLTSLCQGQRSADNQLPSAPDEPVLGLTTKELAEALQGFLDEADAGVGLSVEKKASVIPRCDVGERCAMKHGPRIGRLCDCLRGTACNTFFLRCY, from the exons ATGGAGAGTGTGCGCGCCGCCGTCtacctgtccgtctgtctgtccgtgcTGACATCACTCTGTCAGGGTCAGAGGTCGGCCGACAACCAGCTGCCGTCAGCACCGGACGAGCCCGTCCTCGGACTCACAACCAAAGAGCTG gctgAAGCTCTGCAGGGTTTCCTGGATGAAGCTGACGCCGGCGTCGGCCTCTCCGTGGAGAAGAAGGCCAGCGTCATCCCCCGG tgtgATGTTGGCGAGCGTTGTGCGATGAAACATGGACCTCGTATCGGTCGACTGTGCGACTGCCTGAGAGGAACGGCGTGCAACACCTTCTTCCTGCGCTgctactga